In the Sphingobium sp. Z007 genome, TGTTTCACGTAAATTATGACCCCCGAACCAATTGCCTGACCATGAAGGTCGAAGGCTTCTGGAAGCCGGACAATGTTGTCGCTCTCGCCAAAGAGGTGGGATTGAAGGCCCATCAGGCCAGGGCGATCCGTGACGATTTCAACGTCATCGTCGAATCGTTCGATTTTCCGGTGCAGTCGAACGAAGTTGCCGATCTGCTCGCCGGCATCATGCGCGGCGGCATGACGCTGACCAGCGGACGAACGGCGGTGGTCGTTGGCAGCCAATTGAACAGGGCACAGGCGGAACGGACTTTGGTCCATCCCAGAGTGCGCGTATTCCTCGCCATGGAAGAGGCGCAGACATGGTTGGCGGAAGAGTATGATCCCGCGTCGGCAGAGAGGCCAAACCCTATTCAGCCAGCAAGTTAAGCGCCCTGGTCATCAGCGCCACCAGCTTTGGTTCTTCCAGCCGCGCGGCGGAGTTGTTCCAACTGGCGCTAACCCCATACCATCGCCCGTCCTGCGCCTGCGCCAGCATGTTCATCGCCATCACGCCGGGTTCGCTGCCGCCCTTATAACCCAGATAGCGCCAGCGTTTCGCATCCGCGGGGGGGATGCCGGGATTGACCGCCAGGATCGGCAGCGCGTCGCCACCATGAAGGCGCAGCCAGTCGAGCAGGCCGATCATGTCCTTTGGCGATGCGAACCATTCGATGCTGTCGATCGCGGTGGGTATTTCGGCGACGCTGCCTACATCCACCTTGTCGGCGGTAAGGCGTGACGCCGCATCGCGCAGCAGTCCACGGCGGTCGGCAAGCGATCCCGCTTCGTAGCGCCGACGCAGGTCGGCATTGGCGGGCATTTTGAGCGCGAAGGCTTCGGCGGTGCTTAGAACCGGCAGCGCCTTGGCCACATCGGCATGACCGGTCGTCGCCACCATAGCGTCCACCAGATCGCGTTCCAACGCCGCTAACAGCGTATCGCTTGCGCTATTGTCGCTTTCGGCGATCATCGCGGTCGCCAGGCTGTGCAGTGTCATCGGCGCGCGGTCGGGCCAATTCATCAGCCGCCCGGAAAAGCTCTTTGGACCAAGCGGCACGACATCGGTCCAGCGCCGCTCCCGCGCCGCTGTCGCGCGCGCCAGTTCGGCCAGGATATAGAGTTTGAAGCTGGAGCCGGTCGCCATCTGCGCGTCAGCGCGGTGGGCGCGCAGTAACTGCGGGCCCGTATTCGTCAGTTGGGCGATCGCAAAGCTTGCGGTGCCGGGCTGGGCGGCAATGTCCGCCATGACCTTGTCCAGGCTGTCATTGGCGGTGCGGGCGCCCACGATATGCAGGCCGACGACCAGATGAGGCGCCTGCGGCGCGACTACCAGGGTAAAACCCACGGTGGCGCGTTCATAATGGATTTCGACCTGGCCTGCGGTGGCGCTGTCGGTGCGCACTGCGCCGAGCGCCAGCGGTTCGCCATGCTGGGCGCGCAGGTCAGCGGCGATCACGCGCCAGCGATCGACCGGCACGGCGTCGAGAAAGAGAGTGGAGAAATAGGCCTCCTCGCCGCCGGGGGCGCTTAGGATGCGCAGCAATTGTTCGGCGCGGGCCTGATAGGCGGTTGAGGGCGTGGCGCGGGAAGAGGAAGGGAATAAGGCCATGACGGACAGGAATAGCAGGACAATGAGCCGAGCACAGCGTGCTCCTGCCTTCGCAGGAGCACGCTTCTGACGGACCATGGCCCTATTCAAGCGTCGATCGCTTCCTCGTCCACCGCCGCTGCATTTTCCTGGATGAAGGCGAAGCGATGGGCAGGGTTGGTGCCCATCAGCCGGTCGACCAGATCGCGCACCTGCGCCCGGTCCTCGACATCGTCGGGCAGGGTGATGCGGATCAGCATCCGGCTCTTGGGGTCCATGGTCGTTTCGCGCAGTTGCATGGGGTTCATTTCGCCCAGTCCCTTGAAGCGGCTGACCTCCACCTTCTTGCCCTTGAACTCCTTGGCCATCAACGCTTCGCGATGGGCATCATCCTTGGCGTAAAGGCTCTTGCCGCCCGACACGATGCGATAGAGCGGCGGCTGGGCCAGATAGAGATGGCCGCGCCGCACCAGTTCGGGCATTTCCTGAAAGAAGAAGGTCATGAGTAGCGTGGCGATGTGCGCGCCGTCGACGTCGGCGTCGGTCATGATGACGATGCGTTCGTAGCGCAGATGGTCCGGGTTGCAATCCTTGCGCGTGCCGCAGCCCAGCGCCAGGATCATGTCGGCGATTTCCTGATTGGCCAGGATCTTGGCGTTATTGGCCGACGCGACGTTCAATATCTTGCCGCGCAGGGGCAGGATCGCCTGGGTCTTGCGGTCGCGCGCCTGCTTGGCCGAACCGCCTGCAGAATCGCCTTCGACTAGAAAGATTTCAGCGCCTTCCGGGTCGTCGTTCGAACAATCCGTCAGCTTGCCGGGAAGGCGCAGCTTGCGGCTGTTGGTCGCGGTCTTGCGCTTGACCTCCTTCTCCTGCTTGCGCTTCAAGCGCTCGTCCATCCGGTCGAGCACATAGGCGAGCAGCGCCTTGCCACGGTCCATATGGTCGGTCAGATAATGGTCGAAATGATCACGCACCGCATTTTCCACCAGCCGCGCGGCGTCGGGGCTGGTCAGCCGGTCCTTGGTCTGGCTCTGGAACTGGGGATCGCGGATGAAGACCGACAGCATGATTTCCGATGACGTCATGATGTCGTCGGCGGTAATATCCTTACCCTTCTTCTGCCCGATCAATTCGGCAAAGGCGCGGATGCCCTTGACCAGCGCGGTGCGCAGGCCCGCTTCATGGGTTCCGCCATCGGGGGTCGGAATGGTGTTGCAATACCAGCTATAGCTGCCATCCGACCAGAGCGGCCAGGCGACCGCCCATTCTACGCGGCCTGCGGTACCCGGAAAATCCTGATTGCCGGAAAAGAAGACACTGGTCGCGCAATCGCGGTCGGCCACCTGTTCCTTCAGATGATCCGCCAGGCCGCCGGGAAACTGGAACACCGCTTCCGCCGGGGTATCATCGCTGATAAGCGAAGGATCACATTTCCAGCGAATTTCGACGCCCGCGAACAGATAGGCTTTGGACCGGGCCAGGCGATGGAGCCGGGCGGGCTTGAATTTCTGTTCGCCGAAAATTTCGGTGTCAGGGACGAAGCTGACCAACGTGCCGCGCCGGTTGGGCGCCGCGCCGACCTTTTCCAGCGTCGTAACGGGCAGGCCCCGGGAAAATTTCTGCCTGAACAGTTCCTTGTGGCGCGCCACTTCGACCACCGTGTCGGTCGATAGCGCATTGACCACGCTAATCCCCACGCCATGCAGGCCGCCCGATGTGGCATAGGCCTTTCCTTCAAACTTGCCGCCAGAATGGAGCGTGGTCATGATGACCTCCAGCGCCGATTTGCCAGGGAATTTGGGATGCGCATCCACCGGGATGCCGCGGCCATTGTCGATGATGGTCAGCTTGTTGCCGGCTTCCAGCATCACTTCGATCCTCGTCGCGTGGCCGGCCACGGCTTCGTCCATGCTGTTGTCTAGCACTTCGGACGCCAGGTGATGCAGCGCGCGTTCATCGGTGCCGCCGATATACATGCCAGGGCGGCGACGCACCGGCTCCAGCCCTTCAAGCACCTCGATGGTGGAAGCGTCATATTGTGGGGCGGCGGAGGTGTTGGCGGCGAACAGGTCTTCGGACATGGCACAAGCTATAAGCGGGCGCGCGGCAGGCGCAAGCGTTGCGCATAAAGCACAGTGGCAATCAAAACTTACAAAGTGCGCTGCAACAAATTTTCGGTCTCGATCGTTAGCGGCCGGAATGTGGAGATTATTCTCCATATGATGAGGAGATAATCTTATGAAGCTAACCTTTATCGCGCCGCTCGGTGCAACCTTGGCCATGGCTTTCTCAATGCCGGCGGTCGCCCAAGACAGCGCGGGCGTCGATTGGACCGGCCCTTATATCGGCGGTTCTTTCGGCTATAATTGGCAGAAGAAGGACGGTAACGAACATCTACGGTTCGATACCGATGCGGATGGCGATTATAATGACGTCATTCGTACGACCACGGGCGCGAACGCCTTTTCCCCCGGCACATGCGGCGGCGCGGCACGGGGATCGACCCCAGCCAGCGGTTGCGATGGCGACAAGGATGCGATCGCTTGGATGGGCCATGTCGGCTATGATCGCCAGTTCGGCAGCATCGTCGCAGGCGTGGTTGCCGAAGGCGGCAAGTCCTACATCGATGACAAGGTCAGTGAATATTCGACCACCCCAGCTTTCTACACCATGCGCCGCAAAATCGACTGGAACGCAAATCTGCGTGCGCGCTTGGGTTACACCACCCCCGGCGGCATCATGCCCTATATCACCGGCGGCCTGTCCTACGCGAAGGTGAAGAACAATTTCACCACCAGCAACGCGGCCAACAGCTTCACGTCCGTTGACAGCAAGGAAGACGCTTGGGGCTGGAATATGGGCGGCGGTATCGAGGCGAAGGTGTCGAGCAATTTCTCGATCGGCGCTCGCTATCTTTGGACTCGCTATAATGCCGACGACTATCGCGTCGATGTCGGCGCAGGTACGGCGCCCGCGACCAACCCCTTTCGCATCACCCCGTCAGGCGGCGCCAGCATCAACCGTGGCGACAAGTTTGATACACAAAGCGTCATGATCACGACCAGCTATCGCTTCTGATGATAGCCAACAGCTAAAAAAGCCCGGCTTCCACCAGGAAGCCGGGCTTTTTTAACATCTGGCGTAAGCGTTTAGCGGACCCGCGGACCGCCAAAGGGCAGGGGCGGAGGCGGGCGGCGCGTGCCGCGCGGCAGTTGCGCCTGATAGGCGCGGCCGCAATGTTCGACACAATAAGGGAAGCCGGGGTTCACCTGCTCGCCGCAGAAATGAAAGTCCGGTTCGCCCGGATGACCCATCGGCCATTTGCAGATCCGTTCGGTCAGGTCGAGCAGCGTCGTCTTGTCCGCAATCTCCGCGCTCGGCTTGGCCGGCACCAGGCGGCGGGGCGGGGCGGGCGGGATGGGCGCCTGCTGGTCGCCCGGACCCTGGCGCAGGAAGCCGCCAGGGCCGACCGAAATGATGCGCGGCTGCGGCGGCGGGGGCGGTGCGTCGGTAGCGACTGGCGCGGCCGGCACCGGTGTCGCAGGCGCTGCCGGCGGGGCAACGGGGGCGCGGGCAGGCGCAGGAGCCGACGCGACAGGCGCAGCGGCGCGGGGCGCTTCCACGTCCGGGGCGAGCGCGGCCTTGCGGGGCGCGGGGGCGGCGGCCTTCTTGGGCGCTTCGTTCGCCTTGACCGGCGAAGGGCGGGATTGCAGGCCCAGGCGATGCGCCTTGCCGATCACCGCATTGCGGCTGACGCCGCCAAGCTCATCGGCGATCTGGCTGGCGGTCAGGCCGCGCTCCCACATCCCCTTGAGCTGGTCGATACGCTCGTCGGTCCAGGACAATGAAAAACTCCTCACAAATCGTCTATGACTTCCTATATGGGAAGCCGCGCCGCTGGTTCAAATCCTTGGACCTTACCCCTTGCGGCATAACGCACCAGCCGATAGTCGATCCCATCATGAACGACCAGCCCAAAATTCACGCCATGCCTGCGGTCCAGCCGCCTTTCCCCGAACCGGGGGTACCGCAGATTCGCAACATCAACTGGGCGGGCACCTGGGCACTCTACGCCAAGGAAGTGCGACGCTTTTTGAAGGTGCAGCTCCAGACCGTCTGGGCGCCGGCGATCACGACGCTGATGTTCCTGGTGATCTTCATCGTCGCGTTGGGCGGCAGTGGACGGACGGTGATGCTGCGTGGCGAAGCAGTGCCTTTCGCCGACTTCATCGCGCCGGGCCTGATCATCATGGGCATGATCAACGCCTGTTTCGCCAATGCCAGCTTCGCTTTGATGGTGGGCAAGGTGCAGGGCACGCTGGTCGATTATCTGATGCCGCCGATAGCCGTGGGTGAATTGCTGTTCGCACTGGTCGCGTCCTCCGTCACGCGCGCGATGTTCGTCGGCTTCGCTTTGTGGCTGGCCATGGCCTTGTGGCCCGGCGTCCATGTCACGCCCGCGCATCTATGGGCCGTCGCCTGGTTCGGCCTGCTTGGCACCAGCTTCATTGCGTTCTTCGGTGTGCTGACATCAATCTGGGCCGAAAAATTCGATCATGGCGCCGCGATCACCAATTTCGTGATCGGACCGCTCGCGCTGCTGTCGGGCACCTTTTATTCGATCGACCGGCTGCCCCCCGCATTTCAGGCGATCAGCCACGCCAATCCCTTCTTCTACATCATCTCCGGCTTCCGCTACGGCTTCGTCGCGGCGGCGGACATCAATGTCGTGGTGGGCAGCAGCGTGCTGCTGGGGCTGAACCTAATATTCGGCGGGCTATGCTATATGCTGCTCAAACGCGGTTGGAAGATCAAGGCCTGATCCGTTGCCGCCACCTCAGATGAAGGCGGCAAAGAGCGGGACGGCGATCCCCATCGCGAACAGCATAGCCGCTGCGATCAGCCAGTGATGCAGGCGGGGCCAGTGATGGCGAATAAGCGGGGCGTCGTCAGGACGCCCCGCCTTCTGCTCATCCACCGACGCGGGACAGCGCAAGGCCGGCGGTTGCGATCTCTTCGGCGGGATAGATGTTGCGCAGGTCAATCAGCGCCGTGCCGTTCATGGTCGCAGCGAGGCGCTTAAGGTCGAGCGCGCGGAAGATGTCCCATTCGGTGACCAGCACAACCGCATCGGCGCCTCGGGCGGCTTCATAGGCGTCCTTGGCCATGGTGACGTTCGGCATCATCGGCGCGGCGATGTCCATGCCTTCGGGATCATAGGCGACGATCTCCGCGCCGGCGTCTTCCAATGCCTGGACGATGGCGAGGCTGGGGGCGTCGCGCATGTCGTCGGTATTGGGCTTGAAGGTCAGGCCCAGCAACGCGACCGTCTTGCCACGGGCGTCGCCGCCCATCGCCTTGACGATCTTGCGGCCCATCGCCCGCTTGCGCAGGTCGTTGACCTGCACCACCGTCTCGACGATGCGGATCGGGGTGTCATAATCCTGGCCGGTCTTGACTAGCGCCAGCGTATCTTTGGGAAAGCAGGAACCGCCATAGCCTGGCCCTGCGTGCAGGAACTTGCTGCCGATGCGGTTGTCCAGGCCAATGCCGCGTGACACGTCCTGCACTTCTGCGCCGACCGCCTCGCACAGGTCGGCCATCTCGTTGATGAAGGTGATCTTGGTCGCCAGGAAGGCGTTGGCGGCATATTTGATGAGCTCGGCAGTGCGGCGGCCGGTGAACATCAATGGCGCCTGGTTCAGGTTGAGCGGGCGATAGACCTGGCTCATCACCGCGATCGCGCGCTCGCTGCCCGTGGTGCCCACCACGACGCGGTCGGGCCGCTTGAAGTCGCCGATGGCCGCGCCTTCGCGCAGGAATTCGGGGTTGGACACGACCTGTATATCAAGGTCGGGCTTCAATTCACGCGCGATCCGCTCGACTTCGTCGCCGGTGCCCACCGGCACCGTCGATTTGGTCACGATCACCGCGGGCGCGTCCAGTGCCTCTACGATTTCCCGCGCCGCCGCATAGACATAGGACAGATCGGCATGGCCATCGCCCCGGCGCGAGGGCGTACCCACCGCAATGAAGATCGCGTCCGCGCCCTTCACCCCGGCGGCCAGATCGGTGGTGAAGGTCAGCCGACCCGATGCGGCATTATCGCCTACCAGCTTGTCCAGCCCCGGCTCGAAAATCGGCATCCGCCCGGCCTCGATCGCCGCGATCTTGCCGGCATCCTTGTCCACGCACACCACGTCATGACCGAAATCCGCAAAACAGGCTCCTGATACAAGCCCAACATAACCCGTGCCGATCATCGTGATTTTCATGGATTTGTTGAGCTCCGTAAGGCGTGGTGATTAAGCGGACCTCTATCATAGGCCGCATATATTTCAATTCGCTGCATTGCAGCGGCCGTTGTGACCATGGCGTTCAGCCGCTGGTTACCAATTTCTGCCACACGATGATACCGCCGCACGGCAGGTAACGGCACGCGAAGGAGCAAATGTGAAAGTAGCGCTGGTGTTCGGGACGCGGCCCGAAGCGATCAAAATGTTCCCGGTTATCCATGCGCTGCGCGCGCAGCCAGGCGTGGACACGCGCGTCATCGTGACGGCGCAGCATCGCGGCTTGCTGGACCAAGTGCTGGCGATTGCCGGGATCGTGCCGGACATCGATCTGGACGTTATGGTCCCCAACCAGACGCTGGACGGGCTGACCGCCAAACTGATCGTGGAACTGGGCAAGGCATTCGACGCGGAAAAGCCGGACCGCATCGTCGTCCATGGCGATACGCTGACGACCATGGTCGCCAGCCTGGCCGCCTATTACCGCAAGATTCCGGTCGCCCATGTCGAGGCCGGCCTGCGTAGCGGCGACATCCATCATCCGTGGCCGGAGGAAGTGAACCGCCGCGTCGTCGCCTGTATCGCCGACATGAATTTTGCGCCGACCCAGGCCGCGGCAGACGCACTGCTCCGTGAAAGCCGTGACGCCGCCAGCATCCACGTCACCGGCAACACCGTGATCGACGCGCTGCTGGCCACGCGCGATCGGCTGTTGGCGGAACCGGCGCTGGCCAGCGGGCTGGATGGTCTGGCCGCGCGCTTCGCCGACAAGCGAATCGTGGCCGTCACCAGCCATAGGCGCGAAAATTTCGGCGGCGGGATGGAGGCGATCGCGCAGTCGATCGCCGATATCGCCACGCGCCCCGACGTGGCGGTGATCTTCCCCGTTCACCCCAATCCCAATGTCCGTCCGGTAATGGACGCCGTGCTCGGCGACCTGCCCAATGTCGCGATGATCGAGCCGCTCGACTATCCGCATTTCGTTCGCTTGCTCGACATGTGCTACCTCGTGCTGACCGACAGCGGCGGCGTGCAAGAGGAAGCGCCCTCGCTGGGCAAGCCGGTGCTGGTGATGCGCGAGACGACCGAGCGGCCCGAAGGCGTGGAGGCGGGTACGGCCCGGCTGGTCGGCGCGGACCGCGACCGTATCGTGCGAGAGGTGCTGGCGTTGCTGGACGATGAAGATGCCTATCAGGCGATGGCGCGGGCCCATAATCCCTTCGGCGATGGCCAGGCGGCGGCGCGAATCGCCGCGGTGATTGGTGCTGGGGCCACGTTGACGGAATAAAAGCAGCGACGTTGCGGGCGGCATCTGCTAGGCGACGGCATCGCCGCGAAATCTGCCTGCAAGCATTCGCTACGACCGAGAGACAGATCGCGCTCCCGCTTGCCACGCAAGGAGCCTGTCTCATGACCTTCTCGATTCGCGCCAACGTCACCCTGTGCCTGACGGGGCCGTCCGCATGAGCCGCGCCATCAATCTGAACGCGCCCGTGGATGATGTCACAGCGCTCTGCACGCGTCACGCCATCGCCATTTCGACCATCGAACCCCTGTCATCGGGCGGCACCCGTGTCGTTCTGCTCAATCCCGATGGCGCCGATCGCATCCGCACATTAATGAAGACCAAGATCATCACCACGCCGGTCGTGCGCTCACCCATGCACATGGCGCGCCAGCCTTTGCCTCGTTATCGCTAGGGGTTAGAGCAAGGTAACCGGAGCGTTACCGAAATCTTCAGCATTTCCGGGCACAAAAGCGGGCGAATTCACCGTTTGAAGGATTGTCCGCCTCATGCCCGTCGACGCCAAGCAAAAGGTTTCCGTCATTGGCCTTGGCTATATCGGCCTGCCGACCGCCGCGCTCATTGCGCGTGGCGGCGCGCAGGTGGTGGGCGTCGATGTTTCCGCCCATGTGGTCGAAACGGTCAATAGCGGCCGCGTCCATATCGAGGAAGTCGACCTGGACGGCCTGGTCCAGGGCGTGGTCGCACGCGGCAACCTGCGCGCCAGCCTGGAAGTCGAGGAAAGCGACGTCTTCATCATCGCCGTGCCGACCCCGGTATCGGAAGATCGCGCGCCAGACATTTCCTATGTCCTTAAAGCCGCGCGCACGATCGCCCCGGTGCTCAAGGCCGGCGATACGGTAATCCTTGAATCAACCTCGCCCGTCGGCACGACCGAAGCGATGCGCGACGTGATCGGCACCATCCGTCCCGACCTCAAAATGCCAGGGCAGGGGACGCAGGGCGACATCGCCATCGCCTATTGCCCTGAGCGCGTGCTGCCGGGGCGCATCCTCGTTGAACTGATCGACAATGATCGCTGCATCGGCGGCATCACGCCTCGTTGCGCGCGCAAGGCGCTGGGCTTTTATCGCCAGTTCGTGCGCGGCGCCTGCATCACCACCACCGCCCGCGCGGCCGAAATGGTCAAGCTGGTCGAAAACAGCTTCCGCGACGTCAACATCGCCTTCGCCAATGAATTGTCGGTGATTGCGGAGAATATGGACATCGACGTGTGGGAGGTGATCCGCCTCGCCAACCGCCATCCGCGCGTCAATATCCTGTCGCCCGGTCCCGGTGTCGGTGGCCATTGCATCGCGGTCGATCCCTGGTTCATCGTCCATGGCGACCCGGAAAATGCCCGCATCATCCGCACCGCGCGCGAAGTGAATGATGGCAAGACCGATTATGTCGTGGCCAAGGCATCGGACATGATCGACAGCTTCGGCGGCGAAGACGTCGCCTGCCTCGGCCTGGCCTTCAAGGCCAATATCGACGACTTCCGCGAAAGTCCCGCGGTGAAGGTCGCCGCGCGACTGGCGCGTCGTTACGGCCGCCGTATCAAGCTGGTCGAACCCTATGCCCAGGCGCTACCCATGGAATTTGCCGGAACGGGGGCCGAACTGATCGATCTCGATACGGCACTGGAACAATGCGGCGTTTTCGTCATTCTAGTCGATCATGACATGTTCAAATCCGTCCCCGTCGATGAACGCGCCGGCAAGGCTGTCTATGACACACGTGGAATCTGGCCCGATCAGCCGCGCCGCCTGGCGCAGCCGGCGCCCGACCGTCTCGCTGTCTGACGGCTGGCGGGTCCATTCGGCCTGTCCCGTCCGTGGTTGCCATCACCGTGCCGCGCCGTTAACCCCCGGCCTCATCTGGGGTAAGTCGGGGCGGGAGCGCGGATGAAGCGCGGGGACAGCATCAAAGGATCGATTGCAGCGCTCGCCGCCTGCGCGCTGCTGGGCGCGTGCGCGACCGTGGAGGATGCGCCGCGGGGCGAGGCCGCCTATGCGGCGATCCCGCCGCCACCTGCCATCGGG is a window encoding:
- the wecC gene encoding UDP-N-acetyl-D-mannosamine dehydrogenase, which produces MPVDAKQKVSVIGLGYIGLPTAALIARGGAQVVGVDVSAHVVETVNSGRVHIEEVDLDGLVQGVVARGNLRASLEVEESDVFIIAVPTPVSEDRAPDISYVLKAARTIAPVLKAGDTVILESTSPVGTTEAMRDVIGTIRPDLKMPGQGTQGDIAIAYCPERVLPGRILVELIDNDRCIGGITPRCARKALGFYRQFVRGACITTTARAAEMVKLVENSFRDVNIAFANELSVIAENMDIDVWEVIRLANRHPRVNILSPGPGVGGHCIAVDPWFIVHGDPENARIIRTAREVNDGKTDYVVAKASDMIDSFGGEDVACLGLAFKANIDDFRESPAVKVAARLARRYGRRIKLVEPYAQALPMEFAGTGAELIDLDTALEQCGVFVILVDHDMFKSVPVDERAGKAVYDTRGIWPDQPRRLAQPAPDRLAV
- a CDS encoding UDP-glucose/GDP-mannose dehydrogenase family protein — protein: MKITMIGTGYVGLVSGACFADFGHDVVCVDKDAGKIAAIEAGRMPIFEPGLDKLVGDNAASGRLTFTTDLAAGVKGADAIFIAVGTPSRRGDGHADLSYVYAAAREIVEALDAPAVIVTKSTVPVGTGDEVERIARELKPDLDIQVVSNPEFLREGAAIGDFKRPDRVVVGTTGSERAIAVMSQVYRPLNLNQAPLMFTGRRTAELIKYAANAFLATKITFINEMADLCEAVGAEVQDVSRGIGLDNRIGSKFLHAGPGYGGSCFPKDTLALVKTGQDYDTPIRIVETVVQVNDLRKRAMGRKIVKAMGGDARGKTVALLGLTFKPNTDDMRDAPSLAIVQALEDAGAEIVAYDPEGMDIAAPMMPNVTMAKDAYEAARGADAVVLVTEWDIFRALDLKRLAATMNGTALIDLRNIYPAEEIATAGLALSRVGG
- a CDS encoding serine hydrolase — translated: MALFPSSSRATPSTAYQARAEQLLRILSAPGGEEAYFSTLFLDAVPVDRWRVIAADLRAQHGEPLALGAVRTDSATAGQVEIHYERATVGFTLVVAPQAPHLVVGLHIVGARTANDSLDKVMADIAAQPGTASFAIAQLTNTGPQLLRAHRADAQMATGSSFKLYILAELARATAARERRWTDVVPLGPKSFSGRLMNWPDRAPMTLHSLATAMIAESDNSASDTLLAALERDLVDAMVATTGHADVAKALPVLSTAEAFALKMPANADLRRRYEAGSLADRRGLLRDAASRLTADKVDVGSVAEIPTAIDSIEWFASPKDMIGLLDWLRLHGGDALPILAVNPGIPPADAKRWRYLGYKGGSEPGVMAMNMLAQAQDGRWYGVSASWNNSAARLEEPKLVALMTRALNLLAE
- a CDS encoding outer membrane protein, which codes for MKLTFIAPLGATLAMAFSMPAVAQDSAGVDWTGPYIGGSFGYNWQKKDGNEHLRFDTDADGDYNDVIRTTTGANAFSPGTCGGAARGSTPASGCDGDKDAIAWMGHVGYDRQFGSIVAGVVAEGGKSYIDDKVSEYSTTPAFYTMRRKIDWNANLRARLGYTTPGGIMPYITGGLSYAKVKNNFTTSNAANSFTSVDSKEDAWGWNMGGGIEAKVSSNFSIGARYLWTRYNADDYRVDVGAGTAPATNPFRITPSGGASINRGDKFDTQSVMITTSYRF
- the wecB gene encoding non-hydrolyzing UDP-N-acetylglucosamine 2-epimerase; translated protein: MKVALVFGTRPEAIKMFPVIHALRAQPGVDTRVIVTAQHRGLLDQVLAIAGIVPDIDLDVMVPNQTLDGLTAKLIVELGKAFDAEKPDRIVVHGDTLTTMVASLAAYYRKIPVAHVEAGLRSGDIHHPWPEEVNRRVVACIADMNFAPTQAAADALLRESRDAASIHVTGNTVIDALLATRDRLLAEPALASGLDGLAARFADKRIVAVTSHRRENFGGGMEAIAQSIADIATRPDVAVIFPVHPNPNVRPVMDAVLGDLPNVAMIEPLDYPHFVRLLDMCYLVLTDSGGVQEEAPSLGKPVLVMRETTERPEGVEAGTARLVGADRDRIVREVLALLDDEDAYQAMARAHNPFGDGQAAARIAAVIGAGATLTE
- the parE gene encoding DNA topoisomerase IV subunit B, translated to MSEDLFAANTSAAPQYDASTIEVLEGLEPVRRRPGMYIGGTDERALHHLASEVLDNSMDEAVAGHATRIEVMLEAGNKLTIIDNGRGIPVDAHPKFPGKSALEVIMTTLHSGGKFEGKAYATSGGLHGVGISVVNALSTDTVVEVARHKELFRQKFSRGLPVTTLEKVGAAPNRRGTLVSFVPDTEIFGEQKFKPARLHRLARSKAYLFAGVEIRWKCDPSLISDDTPAEAVFQFPGGLADHLKEQVADRDCATSVFFSGNQDFPGTAGRVEWAVAWPLWSDGSYSWYCNTIPTPDGGTHEAGLRTALVKGIRAFAELIGQKKGKDITADDIMTSSEIMLSVFIRDPQFQSQTKDRLTSPDAARLVENAVRDHFDHYLTDHMDRGKALLAYVLDRMDERLKRKQEKEVKRKTATNSRKLRLPGKLTDCSNDDPEGAEIFLVEGDSAGGSAKQARDRKTQAILPLRGKILNVASANNAKILANQEIADMILALGCGTRKDCNPDHLRYERIVIMTDADVDGAHIATLLMTFFFQEMPELVRRGHLYLAQPPLYRIVSGGKSLYAKDDAHREALMAKEFKGKKVEVSRFKGLGEMNPMQLRETTMDPKSRMLIRITLPDDVEDRAQVRDLVDRLMGTNPAHRFAFIQENAAAVDEEAIDA
- a CDS encoding GcrA family cell cycle regulator produces the protein MSWTDERIDQLKGMWERGLTASQIADELGGVSRNAVIGKAHRLGLQSRPSPVKANEAPKKAAAPAPRKAALAPDVEAPRAAAPVASAPAPARAPVAPPAAPATPVPAAPVATDAPPPPPQPRIISVGPGGFLRQGPGDQQAPIPPAPPRRLVPAKPSAEIADKTTLLDLTERICKWPMGHPGEPDFHFCGEQVNPGFPYCVEHCGRAYQAQLPRGTRRPPPPLPFGGPRVR
- a CDS encoding ABC transporter permease; this encodes MNDQPKIHAMPAVQPPFPEPGVPQIRNINWAGTWALYAKEVRRFLKVQLQTVWAPAITTLMFLVIFIVALGGSGRTVMLRGEAVPFADFIAPGLIIMGMINACFANASFALMVGKVQGTLVDYLMPPIAVGELLFALVASSVTRAMFVGFALWLAMALWPGVHVTPAHLWAVAWFGLLGTSFIAFFGVLTSIWAEKFDHGAAITNFVIGPLALLSGTFYSIDRLPPAFQAISHANPFFYIISGFRYGFVAAADINVVVGSSVLLGLNLIFGGLCYMLLKRGWKIKA